The genomic region GGGTTGCCATCAACGAAGCTTGCCGGCGATCTCCTGGCTGAGCGCGCCGATGGCCTGACTCATCGCCGCGACCATGGCTGCGGTGGAGCCATCCGCTGCTTGCAGCACGATGTGGGACTCGCGCGCATCCACCGGCCCCTTGTCTGCGGGGCGCTGGATCGTCCAGCGAGCGTCCAGAGATACTCTGTCGTGCTCGTCTGCGTCGAAGCGGAGGATGGCGATGGAGACCTGCTGGTCGATGCCGGTCGCCGTGAACGAGGGGTATGGAACGATCTCGGCGCCTGCGAGGAGCCGGGCGAGATTCGCCGACACCACGCCCTGCACGTTCCGTTCGAGCGGCTCGCCCCATACTCCGGTCGACGAGAGGACGAGCTGGTTCTCGCCACTCCGACGGACGATCTGCAATCGGTCCAGGTACGCGGGCAGGACGACGGGACCGACGGCGAGCGTCGACCGGGTTCCGTCCGTGGCAGGACCTGCTCCGACGGCGGTTGTCTCGACGACGGGCGTGAGCACGAAGTACCGAGAGACATCGGGTTGCGGTGCGAGGACCGAGCAGCCGCTCGCAAGCCATGCAATCACAGTGACAGCCGCGATGCCACTGCGCCTCATGGCTCCCCCTCCTTGACGGCCTTGCCGCGCACGAGCATCGCGGGATTGCGCTCCAGCTCCGCCGCCAGACGATTCACTGACGCCGCCGCCTGAGCGAGCTGATCGAGCGTTCGGCCGAGCTCGTAGACGAGCGGCGAGCCCGGCTTCACGAGCGCCTGGACGCTCTGCAGCGTGTCGCGCGCAGCGACCAGCGCCTCGTTGGCGCGCGGGACCGTGTCGGACTGCAGCCCGTCGGAGACGCCCTCGACGCTCACGAGTGTGCGGTGGAGCTGGTCCGCGGCGTCGTCGACTTTTTTGACGGTAGCGGGAAGCCCGTCCAGGGTCGCCTGCAGGCCCGGCGAGCTCGCCAGCCGGTTGAAGCTCTCAGCCGCCCCCTTGAACGAGTTGACCAACCCATCGATGTCGAGGCTGTCGAGCTTCGCCATGAAGGCGCCCGCCTTGGCCTGGACCTCTTCGAGCGCCGTGGGAATCGTCGGAATCTCCGGGTACGGGACGTCCGGCCCGGCACGGAACTCGGCTGGCGCCTCCGGCTGCATCTGCAGCTCCACGTAAAGCACTCCAGTCACGAAGCTCTCCGTCCTGAGCTGTCCCCGCATGCCGCGCTTGACCAAGTCCGCGATCGTCTCCCGATCGGGTCGCACGGTGCTGCCTCCGGCGACGATGTTGGCCTGGTCGAGCCCGATGACCACCGGAATCAGAAGAGGCGCCTTGCTGTCGAGCCCTGTGTCGCTTCCGAGCTTCAGCAGGATGCTCGTCACCTCGCCCAGCTGGATACCCTTGAACTTCACCGGGGCGCCGACGCGAAGTCCATTGACGTCACCCTCGAAGAACAAGACGGCCGGGTACACGTTCCGGAAGAACCGCCCCGAGCCCAGGACTCCCACCGCGACGGTGGCGAGCACGACGGCGCCGACGACGAAGGCACCGATCAGGGTGGGACTGACTCGCTTGCTCATACGTTTGCTCCAGCGGGGTGTGTGGCGCCGCGCGAGAGGAAGGTGCGAACGGCGTCGTTGCCGTGGTCGCGCAGCGCCTTCGGGTCGCCCGCAGCGGTGATCGTTCGCTTCTCGACGTCGAGGAAGATGCTGTTCGAGGCAATGGCGAAGATGCTGGCCAGCTCGTGAGTCACGACGACCACGGTTGCGCCCAGGCTGTCACGGAGCTCGAGGATCAGCTCGTCGAGGAGGTGCGAGCTGATCGGGTCGAGGCCGGCGGAAGGCTCGTCGAAGAAGAGGTACTCGGGGTCGAGGGCCATCGCGCGGGCCAGGCCTGCGCGCTTCTGCATGCCTCCGCTGATCTCGTTCGGGTAGTAGTCCTCGAAGCCCTTGAGCCCGACGAGCGCGAGCTTGAGC from Myxococcota bacterium harbors:
- a CDS encoding MlaD family protein, with protein sequence MSKRVSPTLIGAFVVGAVVLATVAVGVLGSGRFFRNVYPAVLFFEGDVNGLRVGAPVKFKGIQLGEVTSILLKLGSDTGLDSKAPLLIPVVIGLDQANIVAGGSTVRPDRETIADLVKRGMRGQLRTESFVTGVLYVELQMQPEAPAEFRAGPDVPYPEIPTIPTALEEVQAKAGAFMAKLDSLDIDGLVNSFKGAAESFNRLASSPGLQATLDGLPATVKKVDDAADQLHRTLVSVEGVSDGLQSDTVPRANEALVAARDTLQSVQALVKPGSPLVYELGRTLDQLAQAAASVNRLAAELERNPAMLVRGKAVKEGEP
- a CDS encoding ATP-binding cassette domain-containing protein, with protein sequence MAFGSFVVMHDLNFTVRRGDVFVIMGGSGCGKSTLLNHLIGLLEPARGEILYQGQSFTAATPPERDALLRRIGVLFQSGALWSSMTLAENIALPLQQYTDLGPAEIRKVASLKLALVGLKGFEDYYPNEISGGMQKRAGLARAMALDPEYLFFDEPSAGLDPISSHLLDELILELRDSLGATVVVVTHELASIFAIASNSIFLDVEKRTITAAGDPKALRDHGNDAVRTFLSRGATHPAGANV
- a CDS encoding PqiC family protein — encoded protein: MRRSGIAAVTVIAWLASGCSVLAPQPDVSRYFVLTPVVETTAVGAGPATDGTRSTLAVGPVVLPAYLDRLQIVRRSGENQLVLSSTGVWGEPLERNVQGVVSANLARLLAGAEIVPYPSFTATGIDQQVSIAILRFDADEHDRVSLDARWTIQRPADKGPVDARESHIVLQAADGSTAAMVAAMSQAIGALSQEIAGKLR